The proteins below are encoded in one region of Natronobacterium texcoconense:
- a CDS encoding DUF5611 family protein translates to MKEYKMRRGEYLEERIPDMESTVEDYFGSITGTQEYKGSDLYLIEEPANPVFEKIVVGAVEYSGKKDKLGVEFHERDPTELGPDELEAAEEAVDAKNDFLLEATGRDAKARRDSMKRSVEDDPDHDVET, encoded by the coding sequence ATGAAGGAGTACAAGATGCGTCGCGGTGAATATCTCGAGGAGCGAATCCCAGACATGGAGTCGACAGTCGAGGACTACTTCGGTTCCATCACTGGCACCCAGGAGTACAAGGGAAGCGACCTCTACCTCATCGAGGAACCCGCCAACCCCGTCTTCGAGAAAATCGTCGTCGGCGCCGTCGAATACTCCGGCAAGAAGGACAAACTCGGCGTCGAGTTCCACGAACGCGACCCCACCGAACTCGGCCCCGACGAACTCGAGGCTGCCGAAGAAGCCGTCGACGCGAAAAACGACTTCCTGCTCGAGGCAACCGGCCGGGACGCCAAGGCCCGTCGGGACTCGATGAAGCGATCGGTCGAGGACGATCCGGACCACGACGTCGAGACGTAA
- a CDS encoding DUF7093 family protein, translated as MVLRCSLLGHDFGDPEVEREREERGSEVVVTVQEFEECTRCGERTVISENTEVTSLPDGADVGALPDDHEFKSKPEVNSEPDFEPAEPTDVETEPVETDDTEPEPVEAEDVEIIDAEEPDTGGPIDAESVDPIDTEPESTTASTDATTDETEPASESDGTEFPDDDGEILDDDSSSPTRDGNRDHGEWPDSPDVGGAADTGDELTEWPDAGTEHESADDSVVLEHDAEYVTDTPSEVQVGAEETVTADSSADAEDESATELDSGSGIERGDSAPDPTESTVTTIDDGPSEFYCPRCEYVVTDDRGSLRAGDICPDCRKGYLDERPQH; from the coding sequence ATGGTCCTGCGATGTTCGCTGCTCGGTCACGACTTCGGTGATCCGGAGGTCGAACGCGAGCGCGAAGAACGGGGCAGTGAGGTCGTCGTCACCGTCCAGGAGTTCGAGGAGTGTACCCGCTGTGGCGAGCGCACCGTCATCAGCGAAAACACCGAAGTAACGAGCCTTCCGGACGGAGCCGACGTCGGCGCGCTGCCCGACGATCACGAGTTCAAATCCAAACCTGAGGTCAACTCGGAGCCGGATTTCGAGCCTGCCGAACCGACCGACGTGGAGACCGAGCCCGTCGAAACCGACGACACCGAGCCCGAACCCGTCGAGGCCGAAGACGTCGAAATAATCGACGCCGAAGAGCCCGACACCGGCGGCCCTATCGACGCCGAATCCGTCGACCCGATCGACACCGAACCGGAGTCCACGACGGCGAGTACGGACGCCACCACAGACGAGACGGAACCCGCGAGCGAAAGCGACGGGACCGAGTTCCCCGACGACGACGGCGAAATCCTGGACGACGACTCGAGTAGCCCGACCCGGGACGGCAATCGCGACCACGGCGAGTGGCCCGACTCGCCGGACGTCGGTGGGGCGGCCGATACCGGCGACGAACTGACCGAGTGGCCGGACGCCGGAACGGAACACGAGTCTGCCGACGACAGCGTCGTCCTCGAGCACGACGCGGAGTACGTCACCGACACGCCGAGTGAAGTCCAGGTCGGAGCGGAAGAGACCGTCACCGCCGACTCGAGTGCAGACGCCGAGGACGAATCGGCCACGGAACTCGACAGCGGTTCCGGGATCGAGCGGGGAGACTCGGCTCCAGACCCCACCGAGAGCACGGTCACGACCATCGACGACGGCCCCTCGGAGTTTTACTGTCCTCGCTGTGAGTACGTCGTGACCGACGACCGTGGCTCGCTGCGTGCCGGCGACATCTGTCCGGACTGTCGGAAAGGCTACCTGGACGAGCGGCCACAGCACTGA
- a CDS encoding DUF6432 family protein, translated as MRAKREYRDRGRTEVAVLDALVDQADEGMTVFELRAAAEAEIDDLEDALATLKEDDLIVVEADGDQTLIKPDERVVPDVTEEEPEESIGDWLRDRLPF; from the coding sequence ATGAGAGCAAAGCGGGAGTACCGGGATCGCGGCCGGACGGAGGTAGCGGTACTCGACGCCCTCGTCGATCAGGCCGACGAGGGGATGACTGTCTTCGAACTCCGCGCGGCCGCGGAAGCCGAAATCGACGACCTGGAAGACGCCCTCGCGACCCTCAAGGAGGACGATCTGATCGTCGTCGAGGCAGACGGCGACCAGACCCTGATCAAACCCGACGAGCGAGTGGTCCCAGACGTCACCGAGGAAGAACCCGAGGAGTCGATCGGTGACTGGCTGCGGGATCGGCTGCCCTTTTGA
- the ygfZ gene encoding CAF17-like 4Fe-4S cluster assembly/insertion protein YgfZ, whose product MSVIESIHEDHGATFGERGGRTVVEHFGRPQRTHRAVRNGVGLLEMIYGVVVVEGDDRLEYVDNVVSNRVPSEDGRGCYALVLEPQGGIDVELYVYNAGERLLLFVPPEKAEPLAEEWSEKVFIQDVDIRVATDDYAIFGIHGPHATEKIASVLNGAASPDERLSFVRGSMGDSGVTVVRTDALTGEESYEVICAAADAEAVYDVLLNQGLNAAPFGYRAFESLTLEAGSPLFETELEGTVPNVLGLRNGLDFDKGCYVGQEVVSRVENRGQPSRRLVGLTLSSEGDGDDELRVPDAGAAVFDGDASVGEVTRAGESPMLEAGIALALVDYDLESDDLTVRIGGEEVPATLTELPFYDGSDRSARLPAYE is encoded by the coding sequence ATGAGCGTCATCGAGTCGATTCACGAGGATCACGGTGCCACGTTCGGCGAGCGGGGCGGCCGCACCGTCGTCGAGCACTTCGGCCGACCACAGCGCACGCATCGAGCGGTTCGCAACGGCGTCGGCCTGCTCGAGATGATCTACGGCGTCGTCGTCGTGGAGGGCGACGACCGCCTCGAGTACGTCGACAACGTCGTCTCGAACCGCGTCCCCAGCGAGGACGGCCGGGGCTGTTACGCGCTCGTGCTCGAGCCCCAGGGCGGCATCGACGTGGAACTCTACGTCTACAACGCCGGCGAGCGTCTCCTGCTGTTCGTTCCACCCGAGAAGGCCGAACCGCTGGCCGAGGAGTGGTCCGAGAAGGTGTTCATTCAGGACGTCGACATCCGCGTCGCGACCGACGACTACGCCATCTTCGGCATCCACGGTCCGCACGCGACCGAGAAGATCGCGAGCGTCCTCAACGGCGCGGCCTCGCCCGACGAACGGCTGTCGTTCGTCCGCGGCTCGATGGGCGACTCCGGCGTCACCGTCGTCCGCACCGACGCGCTGACCGGCGAGGAGAGCTACGAGGTGATCTGTGCCGCCGCCGACGCCGAGGCCGTCTACGACGTACTCTTGAACCAGGGACTGAACGCTGCCCCCTTCGGCTACCGGGCCTTCGAGAGCCTCACGCTCGAGGCCGGGTCGCCGCTGTTCGAGACCGAACTCGAGGGGACGGTGCCGAACGTACTCGGTCTGCGAAACGGCTTAGACTTCGACAAGGGCTGTTACGTCGGCCAGGAGGTCGTCTCCCGCGTCGAGAACCGCGGACAGCCGAGCAGACGGCTCGTAGGACTGACGCTCTCGAGCGAGGGGGACGGTGACGACGAACTCCGAGTCCCGGACGCCGGCGCAGCCGTCTTCGACGGCGACGCGTCCGTCGGCGAGGTCACTCGAGCGGGTGAGAGCCCGATGCTCGAGGCGGGCATCGCGCTCGCGCTGGTCGACTACGACCTCGAGAGCGACGACCTGACGGTTCGGATCGGCGGCGAGGAGGTGCCGGCGACTCTGACCGAACTCCCGTTCTACGATGGATCGGATCGGTCGGCTCGACTCCCGGCCTACGAGTGA
- a CDS encoding TIGR00341 family protein, with the protein MRYLEITVPEGRRRAVLDILEAEGVDYVVSDETSGRGYTAVVRFPLPTRAVEPILDRLRQAGVSDDASVVVIDAETVISEEFSTLREQYGHGGPSGTRTSRQVLRTKARELTPPFSIYAVMLLISAVVATAGLLADSPAVVIGAMVIAPLLGPALAANVGIVTGDDRLKWKGFAYQFVGVALVVVASIGLAVLARLAGLEPAGVDVVVATELEERVSPNLFSLAVALGAGIAGILSLTRGFSEAIVGVMIAAALIPPSAAVGITAAWGMYGAAVGAGALVVVNVLSINLAALATLWIAGYRPQGLFEVSSTRRPTYTYAAIFGIGLLVLAAPLAGVTLLDFQTTELESAAEDEAETVLAEPEYEGLEADDVTVELDGNYPIQSVDRVVVTVANDEPGPEPGLADRLHEEISAHGDESLVVEVEYVVSERRGGENDGQLSRTPQTADTSDSLPSIVPAGTASS; encoded by the coding sequence ATGCGCTACCTCGAAATCACGGTCCCCGAAGGGCGGCGACGGGCCGTTCTGGACATCCTCGAGGCGGAAGGAGTCGACTACGTCGTCAGTGACGAGACCAGCGGCCGCGGCTATACCGCTGTCGTCCGGTTCCCGCTCCCGACGCGGGCCGTCGAACCGATTCTCGATCGGCTCCGGCAAGCCGGCGTCAGCGACGATGCAAGCGTCGTCGTGATCGACGCCGAGACGGTCATCTCCGAAGAGTTCTCGACGCTACGGGAACAGTACGGCCACGGCGGGCCGAGCGGGACTCGAACCTCGAGACAGGTCCTGCGGACGAAAGCTCGAGAGCTCACGCCGCCGTTTTCCATCTACGCCGTCATGTTGCTCATCAGTGCCGTCGTCGCCACCGCCGGCCTGCTCGCGGACTCGCCGGCGGTCGTCATCGGAGCGATGGTAATCGCGCCGCTTCTAGGTCCCGCGCTGGCAGCCAATGTCGGCATCGTTACCGGCGACGACCGGCTCAAATGGAAGGGGTTTGCCTACCAGTTCGTCGGCGTCGCGCTGGTCGTCGTCGCTTCGATCGGTCTCGCCGTCCTCGCGCGTCTTGCTGGCCTCGAGCCCGCTGGCGTCGACGTCGTCGTCGCGACCGAACTCGAGGAACGCGTGTCGCCGAACCTGTTCTCGCTGGCGGTGGCACTCGGTGCCGGTATCGCCGGCATCCTGAGTCTCACGCGAGGGTTTTCGGAAGCGATCGTCGGCGTCATGATCGCGGCGGCGCTTATCCCGCCCTCGGCTGCGGTCGGCATCACGGCCGCCTGGGGGATGTACGGCGCTGCGGTCGGCGCTGGTGCGCTCGTGGTCGTCAACGTCTTGTCGATCAACCTCGCGGCACTGGCGACGCTGTGGATCGCCGGCTACCGCCCGCAGGGGCTGTTCGAGGTGTCGTCGACCCGGCGGCCGACCTACACCTACGCAGCTATCTTCGGGATCGGTCTGCTCGTGCTCGCCGCGCCGCTGGCCGGCGTCACGTTGCTCGACTTTCAGACGACGGAACTCGAGTCGGCCGCCGAAGACGAAGCCGAGACGGTGCTCGCCGAACCCGAGTACGAGGGACTCGAGGCCGACGACGTCACGGTCGAACTCGACGGCAACTATCCGATCCAGTCGGTCGACCGGGTCGTCGTCACGGTCGCCAATGACGAACCCGGGCCGGAACCGGGGCTGGCCGACCGACTTCACGAGGAAATCAGCGCCCACGGCGACGAGTCGCTGGTCGTCGAGGTGGAGTACGTCGTCTCCGAACGACGTGGTGGCGAGAACGACGGTCAACTCAGCCGGACTCCGCAGACGGCCGATACTTCCGACTCACTGCCTTCCATCGTCCCCGCCGGAACAGCCAGTAGTTGA
- a CDS encoding MATE family efflux transporter has protein sequence MSDWAAVVDRVATLLERLGIISAERFRPTMDLAWPRIVTGFAIMSKQTADLAMVGIAVGTLGTAGMAFAFAYWQIVVMLGLGLAGGTVSLVSQNYGGEATERASLVVKQSVLLAVAVGIPLAVGFFALAEPLISLLGSDPTAIDYGTTYLVFVAPAVLFELLNLIASRTYTGVGDTFTEMVARAGGAALNIVLSGVLIFGFGLGVAGAAIGTSLSTGFVTVVLAWGMVGRSYGQLGMEPSPVPITRAGTWLEPSLARQLLEISAPEIGRRLAEGMVVFPLVWIAASFGPVIVTAVEVGRRIRGLINSINWGMSMASSSLVGQHLGAGEEGEAGAYGAAIVRLSVVIYVAAAAVVVVFAEPIAGLFVTDPGEVSQAAVFVAVGAISAVGFGIDGAAAGALLGAGDTRLPFAASLIGRYVFALPAAALGLVTPLGIGGLYLAFLLETYVPGGINYWLFRRGRWKAVSRKYRPSAESG, from the coding sequence ATGAGCGATTGGGCAGCGGTAGTCGACCGGGTCGCGACTCTTCTCGAGCGACTGGGGATCATCTCCGCCGAACGGTTTCGCCCGACGATGGATCTGGCCTGGCCCAGAATCGTCACCGGGTTTGCGATCATGTCGAAGCAGACGGCCGACCTCGCGATGGTCGGCATCGCCGTCGGAACGCTCGGTACCGCTGGCATGGCCTTCGCCTTCGCGTACTGGCAAATCGTGGTGATGCTCGGGCTTGGGCTCGCTGGCGGAACCGTCAGTCTCGTCTCCCAGAACTACGGCGGGGAGGCGACCGAGCGCGCGTCGCTGGTCGTAAAACAGAGCGTCCTGCTCGCCGTCGCCGTTGGCATTCCGCTCGCCGTCGGCTTCTTCGCGCTCGCTGAGCCGCTGATCTCGTTGCTCGGTTCGGATCCGACGGCGATCGATTACGGCACTACCTACCTCGTGTTCGTCGCGCCCGCGGTCCTCTTCGAACTGCTGAACCTCATCGCCAGCCGGACCTACACCGGCGTCGGCGACACCTTTACCGAGATGGTCGCCCGCGCTGGCGGCGCGGCGCTCAACATCGTCCTCAGCGGCGTTCTCATCTTCGGGTTCGGGCTCGGCGTCGCCGGCGCAGCGATCGGGACCAGCCTCTCGACGGGGTTCGTGACCGTCGTTCTGGCGTGGGGAATGGTCGGCCGGTCGTACGGCCAACTCGGAATGGAACCCAGTCCGGTACCGATCACGCGTGCCGGCACGTGGCTCGAGCCATCGCTCGCCCGCCAGTTGCTCGAGATTTCCGCACCCGAGATCGGGCGGCGACTCGCCGAGGGGATGGTCGTCTTCCCGCTCGTGTGGATCGCGGCCTCGTTCGGCCCGGTGATCGTCACCGCAGTCGAGGTCGGTCGCCGCATCCGCGGGCTCATAAACAGCATCAACTGGGGGATGTCGATGGCCTCGAGTTCGCTGGTCGGCCAGCACCTCGGAGCCGGCGAAGAGGGTGAGGCCGGTGCGTACGGCGCGGCGATCGTCCGACTCTCGGTCGTGATCTACGTGGCCGCCGCAGCCGTGGTCGTCGTCTTCGCGGAACCGATCGCGGGGCTTTTCGTCACCGATCCAGGGGAAGTCTCGCAGGCTGCCGTCTTCGTCGCCGTCGGCGCGATCAGTGCGGTCGGGTTCGGGATCGACGGCGCCGCCGCGGGCGCGCTGCTCGGTGCCGGCGACACGCGGCTACCGTTCGCCGCCTCGCTGATCGGCCGGTACGTCTTCGCACTTCCCGCAGCGGCACTCGGGCTGGTTACGCCGCTGGGAATCGGTGGGCTCTACCTCGCGTTCCTGCTCGAGACGTACGTTCCCGGCGGGATCAACTACTGGCTGTTCCGGCGGGGACGATGGAAGGCAGTGAGTCGGAAGTATCGGCCGTCTGCGGAGTCCGGCTGA
- a CDS encoding geranylgeranyl reductase family protein, with protein MYDFVVVGVGPAGARFARQAARRGYDVLALEKGTVGTPLACSGHVSTDIWEFTGDGARDELFQNEIYGARFHVGGPNSDAYPFYKDEVASNVIDRVGLDRHLADRAREAGADVREEHTVTEVRERRDRVEVVASGPDETHTFEAKMVAGCDGPRSRVRSELGLPDPDELLHGVLAFSDEEDHQDFVDVHLTAPTFFAWRIPRGDAGVEYGLAAPPGVQVTKHFEELIDGYEIDVSHRCSGAIPIGPPERVTTRRGFLIGDAAGQTKPFTGGGILYGMTSADHAAREIDPDRPATLEAYDRAWRGDLERDQFLGHCIRRAYSLPEPVQRIGLGALSGEIGVHMDRPTSLVSPAHLRTMVSRLFR; from the coding sequence ATGTACGATTTCGTCGTCGTGGGCGTCGGCCCTGCTGGTGCGCGGTTCGCTCGCCAGGCCGCCCGGCGAGGCTACGACGTCCTCGCTCTCGAGAAGGGGACGGTCGGGACGCCGCTTGCCTGTTCTGGCCACGTGAGCACCGACATCTGGGAGTTCACAGGCGACGGCGCACGTGACGAACTTTTCCAGAACGAGATCTACGGTGCCCGGTTCCACGTCGGCGGGCCGAACAGCGACGCCTACCCCTTCTACAAGGACGAGGTCGCCTCGAACGTCATCGATCGGGTCGGGCTGGATCGGCACCTCGCCGACCGCGCACGCGAGGCCGGCGCGGACGTTCGCGAGGAACACACCGTCACCGAGGTTCGCGAACGCCGCGACCGCGTCGAGGTCGTCGCCAGCGGTCCCGACGAGACCCACACGTTCGAGGCGAAGATGGTCGCCGGCTGTGACGGCCCACGCTCGAGGGTCCGATCAGAACTCGGCCTCCCCGATCCCGACGAACTGCTTCACGGCGTGCTCGCGTTCTCCGACGAGGAGGACCATCAGGACTTCGTCGACGTCCACCTCACCGCGCCGACGTTCTTCGCGTGGCGCATTCCCCGCGGCGACGCCGGCGTCGAGTACGGACTCGCCGCACCGCCGGGCGTCCAGGTGACCAAGCACTTCGAGGAACTGATCGACGGCTACGAGATCGACGTCTCCCATCGCTGTTCCGGTGCGATCCCGATCGGACCCCCAGAGCGCGTGACGACTCGCCGGGGCTTCCTGATCGGCGACGCGGCTGGCCAGACGAAGCCGTTCACCGGTGGGGGGATTCTCTACGGCATGACGAGCGCCGACCACGCCGCCCGCGAGATCGATCCCGATCGGCCGGCGACGCTCGAGGCGTACGACCGCGCGTGGCGTGGCGACCTCGAGCGCGACCAGTTCCTGGGCCACTGTATCCGGCGGGCGTACTCGCTACCCGAACCAGTCCAGCGGATCGGGCTGGGTGCGCTCTCGGGCGAGATCGGCGTCCACATGGATCGACCGACGTCACTCGTCTCGCCAGCACACCTCCGGACGATGGTCTCGCGGCTGTTTCGATAG
- a CDS encoding GTP-dependent dephospho-CoA kinase family protein: MTSDDNDSDADAAVSDPADQLLVLPAELRSELKEPMGPIETDTESLLEAAGEPLIAVGDVVTYHLLEAGHEPDLALVDERTEREAVDEEIRETVAERTNLEAVNPPGEITEDVVWALCEGLERLEPATILVDGEEDLVALPAIVVAPEGASVVYGQPGEGMVHVRVTDEIQTRVRELLEGFEGDTDRFFRLLE; this comes from the coding sequence GTGACGAGCGACGACAACGATTCCGACGCAGACGCCGCGGTCTCCGATCCAGCCGACCAGCTACTCGTCCTGCCAGCGGAGCTTCGAAGCGAACTCAAAGAGCCGATGGGACCGATCGAGACCGACACCGAGTCATTGCTCGAGGCCGCCGGCGAGCCCCTGATCGCGGTCGGCGACGTCGTCACCTACCACCTTCTGGAAGCCGGCCACGAACCCGACCTCGCGCTCGTCGACGAGCGAACCGAACGGGAGGCCGTCGACGAGGAGATCCGCGAAACCGTCGCCGAGCGGACGAACCTCGAGGCGGTCAACCCGCCCGGCGAGATCACCGAAGACGTCGTCTGGGCGCTCTGTGAAGGGCTCGAGCGTCTCGAGCCGGCGACGATCCTGGTCGACGGCGAGGAAGACCTCGTTGCCCTCCCCGCGATCGTCGTCGCGCCCGAGGGAGCGAGCGTCGTCTACGGCCAGCCCGGTGAAGGGATGGTCCACGTCCGCGTCACCGACGAGATTCAGACGCGAGTTCGAGAGCTACTCGAGGGCTTCGAGGGCGACACCGACCGATTCTTCCGGCTGCTCGAGTAA
- the spt4 gene encoding transcription elongation factor subunit Spt4, whose amino-acid sequence MASDRLVCRECHRVNEPDNETCDACNSSSLTEDWAGYVVIAHPEDSQIASEMQITEPGAYALKVR is encoded by the coding sequence ATGGCATCCGATCGTCTCGTCTGTCGCGAGTGTCACCGCGTCAACGAACCGGACAACGAGACCTGCGACGCCTGTAACTCCTCGTCGCTGACCGAGGACTGGGCGGGCTACGTCGTCATCGCTCACCCCGAAGACAGCCAGATCGCATCGGAGATGCAGATCACCGAGCCCGGCGCGTACGCGCTGAAAGTCCGTTAA
- a CDS encoding DNA-directed RNA polymerase — MYKRVRLKDTVEVPPEELGDVSPDLVKRLLQDKLEGQMDEEVGSVVSITKVHDIGEGTVLPNEPGVYYEADFDAVTFDPQMQEVVDGTVVEVVEFGAFVGIGPVDGLLHVSQISDEYLAFDGENQQLASNESSRTLAVDDAVRARIVTKSIDERNPRDSKIGLTAKQPGLGKHGWLEDEHEKREATATEGE, encoded by the coding sequence ATGTACAAACGGGTCAGATTGAAAGACACGGTGGAAGTACCGCCGGAGGAGCTCGGCGACGTCTCGCCGGACCTCGTGAAGCGACTGCTGCAGGACAAACTCGAGGGACAGATGGACGAGGAGGTGGGAAGCGTCGTCTCCATCACCAAAGTTCACGACATCGGCGAGGGGACGGTGCTGCCCAACGAGCCCGGCGTCTACTACGAGGCCGACTTCGACGCGGTCACCTTCGACCCACAGATGCAGGAGGTCGTCGACGGGACCGTCGTCGAGGTCGTCGAATTCGGGGCCTTCGTCGGTATCGGTCCGGTCGACGGACTGCTCCACGTCTCCCAGATCAGCGACGAGTACCTCGCGTTCGACGGCGAGAACCAGCAACTAGCGTCCAACGAGTCCAGCCGAACCCTCGCGGTCGACGACGCCGTCCGCGCTCGCATCGTCACCAAGAGCATCGACGAGCGCAACCCGCGTGACTCCAAGATCGGGCTGACCGCGAAACAGCCCGGTCTCGGCAAACACGGCTGGCTCGAGGACGAACACGAAAAGCGCGAAGCAACCGCGACCGAAGGTGAATAA
- a CDS encoding PIN domain-containing protein, whose protein sequence is MTSQDRTRVALDTSALMMPVELDVRLFDELERLLGGARRAPEQASGDQPRAGGYEPTAPQAVIEELRRLSEKGGTEGTAANVGHDLATERCLVVDTEASYADDALVELAREGAVDYVVTSDRPLRDRVLEASIPVIALRGRNKLAITQP, encoded by the coding sequence ATGACTTCCCAGGACCGGACGCGAGTCGCACTCGATACGAGCGCACTCATGATGCCGGTCGAACTCGACGTACGGCTGTTCGACGAACTCGAGCGGTTGTTGGGCGGTGCGCGTCGCGCACCGGAACAGGCGAGCGGCGATCAGCCGCGAGCAGGCGGCTACGAGCCGACGGCGCCCCAGGCCGTCATCGAAGAGTTGCGACGGCTCTCCGAGAAGGGCGGCACGGAGGGAACGGCCGCGAACGTCGGTCACGACCTGGCGACCGAACGCTGTCTGGTCGTCGACACGGAGGCATCGTACGCCGACGACGCACTGGTTGAACTCGCCCGCGAGGGTGCAGTCGACTACGTCGTCACGAGCGATCGCCCGCTGCGCGACCGGGTGCTCGAAGCGAGCATACCGGTAATTGCATTACGCGGGAGAAACAAGTTAGCGATCACTCAACCATAG